From one Gemella morbillorum genomic stretch:
- a CDS encoding YggS family pyridoxal phosphate-dependent enzyme, translating into MNVKNNLEKINNDIKNICQKSGRNFEDITLIAVTKYVGDERVKEAQVAGVHNFAENRAVNYIERKEKFPEATWHLIGSLQTRKVRDAINKVDYFHALDRESLAVEIEKRAEHVINCFVQVNTSGEESKHGLTPEAVLEFVKGLEKYPKIRVVGLMTMAPFLEDEATLRSCFRKLRELRDEIKGLCLEYAPCEFLSMGMSNDYEIAIEEGATHIRIGTALVGNELK; encoded by the coding sequence GAATGTAAAAAACAATTTAGAGAAAATTAATAACGATATAAAAAATATTTGTCAAAAAAGCGGTAGAAATTTTGAAGATATTACCTTAATAGCTGTAACAAAATATGTTGGTGATGAGCGTGTGAAAGAAGCACAAGTAGCAGGTGTTCACAATTTCGCAGAAAATAGAGCTGTTAATTATATTGAAAGAAAAGAAAAGTTTCCTGAAGCTACTTGGCACTTGATAGGTAGTTTACAAACAAGAAAAGTGCGAGACGCAATAAATAAAGTAGATTACTTTCATGCTTTAGATCGTGAGAGTTTAGCGGTTGAAATAGAAAAAAGAGCAGAACACGTAATTAATTGTTTTGTACAGGTTAATACATCTGGGGAAGAAAGTAAACATGGTTTAACACCTGAAGCGGTATTAGAGTTCGTTAAAGGTTTAGAAAAATACCCAAAAATTAGAGTTGTTGGACTTATGACAATGGCTCCATTTCTAGAAGATGAGGCAACATTGCGCAGTTGTTTTAGAAAATTAAGGGAACTTCGTGATGAAATAAAAGGTTTATGTTTAGAATATGCTCCGTGTGAATTTTTATCGATGGGGATGAGTAATGATTACGAAATAGCGATTGAAGAAGGCGCAACCCATATAAGAATAGGAACAGCGCTAGTAGGGAATGAGTTGAAATAA
- a CDS encoding M48 family metallopeptidase codes for MNKKLVVEGLDITIKYRKGMKNIYLRVEKNGDIVVKAPLRMPNYIIKKLIHDNIAELKRRQNNIINNSPKKREYKTGETYFVFGQELPVEVVNSNKNTLIITEEKIVLVVKDENQDREKIFQKGIREKLRQQSLYFIKKYELIMNVKANELRIKKMKTRWGTCNLEAKRIWINEELVKYPISCLEHIVVHELTHLLEINHTPRFYKLLEYYYPEYRQNDILIKDFNKYLNGR; via the coding sequence GTGAATAAAAAATTAGTAGTAGAAGGGCTAGATATTACTATAAAATACCGTAAAGGTATGAAAAATATTTATCTTCGAGTAGAAAAAAATGGTGATATAGTTGTCAAAGCTCCTCTTAGAATGCCAAATTATATAATAAAAAAATTGATACATGATAATATAGCCGAACTAAAAAGACGTCAAAATAATATTATCAACAATTCACCTAAAAAAAGAGAGTATAAAACAGGGGAAACTTATTTTGTTTTCGGGCAAGAGCTGCCTGTAGAGGTTGTAAATTCTAATAAAAACACTTTGATAATAACAGAAGAAAAAATAGTATTAGTTGTAAAAGATGAAAACCAAGATAGAGAGAAAATATTTCAAAAGGGTATAAGAGAAAAACTTCGCCAGCAAAGCCTTTATTTTATAAAAAAATATGAACTAATAATGAATGTTAAGGCGAATGAGTTACGCATAAAAAAAATGAAAACACGTTGGGGGACATGTAATTTAGAAGCTAAGCGCATATGGATAAATGAAGAACTTGTAAAATATCCGATATCTTGTCTTGAACATATCGTAGTTCACGAATTAACACATCTTTTAGAAATTAATCATACTCCTAGATTTTACAAATTATTAGAATACTATTATCCTGAATATAGACAAAACGATATATTGATAAAAGACTTTAATAAATATCTAAATGGGAGATAA
- the tig gene encoding trigger factor — MSQILNQEDGKVVISFSASKEEFAKGLDSAFKRAVKRVNAPGFRKGKLPRAVFNKMYGEEALYQDAVDAVLPAAYTKAIDELKVSPLAMPDIDVKEISKENGVSFEAVVTVKPNVELGEYKHLGIKKEEVEVTDADVEERLERLLSNQAEWQIKEGEAKKGDIVVIDFKGFIGDEAFEGGEAKGYELELGSGSFIPGFEDQLEGKVAPVDTEVNVTFPENYQVADLAGKEAKFEVTIHDVKEKVLPELTDEFVKEFSKEAASTVAEYKEKLRGEIKVQKEEAAAKAYSDKVISTAVENAKLTVPTKLIDQEVNSMFEQFAGNLSRQGLSFELYEQFTGKGADELKAEMRSDAENKIKTSFVLGEIAEVEKVEVTDADIDAEVKELATMYNMTEEGVRTRISVEDLRGELIIQKTVEFLKENN; from the coding sequence ATGTCACAAATTTTAAATCAAGAAGATGGAAAAGTAGTTATTTCATTTTCAGCATCAAAAGAAGAGTTTGCGAAAGGATTAGATAGTGCATTCAAACGCGCTGTAAAACGCGTTAATGCGCCTGGATTTAGAAAAGGTAAATTACCAAGAGCCGTATTTAACAAAATGTATGGTGAAGAAGCATTATACCAAGATGCAGTAGATGCAGTGTTACCAGCTGCTTATACTAAAGCTATTGATGAGTTAAAAGTTTCACCATTAGCTATGCCAGATATCGATGTTAAAGAAATTAGCAAAGAAAATGGAGTTTCATTTGAAGCTGTAGTTACTGTAAAACCAAATGTAGAATTAGGTGAATATAAACACTTAGGAATTAAAAAAGAAGAAGTGGAAGTAACTGATGCCGATGTAGAAGAAAGATTAGAAAGACTACTAAGCAACCAAGCTGAATGGCAAATTAAAGAAGGTGAAGCTAAAAAAGGAGATATCGTAGTTATCGACTTTAAAGGATTCATCGGAGATGAAGCATTCGAAGGTGGAGAAGCTAAAGGATATGAGTTAGAGCTAGGTTCAGGTTCGTTTATCCCAGGATTCGAAGATCAATTAGAAGGGAAAGTTGCCCCAGTAGATACTGAAGTTAATGTAACATTCCCAGAAAACTATCAAGTAGCTGATTTAGCAGGAAAAGAAGCAAAATTTGAAGTAACAATTCACGATGTAAAAGAAAAAGTTTTACCAGAGTTAACAGATGAGTTTGTTAAAGAATTTTCAAAAGAAGCAGCTTCAACAGTAGCTGAATACAAAGAAAAATTAAGAGGAGAAATCAAAGTTCAAAAAGAAGAAGCGGCTGCAAAAGCTTATTCTGACAAAGTGATTTCTACAGCTGTTGAAAATGCAAAATTAACAGTACCGACAAAACTAATCGATCAAGAAGTTAATTCTATGTTCGAACAATTCGCTGGGAACTTATCACGTCAAGGATTATCATTTGAATTATATGAACAATTCACAGGTAAAGGTGCTGATGAGCTTAAAGCAGAGATGCGTTCTGACGCTGAAAATAAAATCAAAACTTCATTCGTATTAGGTGAAATTGCGGAAGTTGAGAAAGTTGAAGTAACAGATGCTGATATCGATGCAGAAGTAAAAGAACTTGCAACTATGTATAATATGACAGAAGAAGGTGTAAGAACACGTATTAGCGTTGAAGATCTTCGTGGAGAGTTAATCATCCAAAAAACTGTTGAATTCTTAAAAGAAAATAACTAA
- a CDS encoding universal stress protein has protein sequence MENKYSKILVAVDGSKQAEWAFKNAVAIAQRNEDAELYIASVIDATIATSGLSDPYIFNSFYKRTKELVDSYVESAKKDGLTKVFGIVEQGIPKIVLSEDIVDEKEIDLVVCGSSGLTGFKRMLMGSVSEGIVRYAKCDVIIIKQRSIPEDFEATIAKKFQEDQDK, from the coding sequence ATGGAAAACAAATATTCTAAAATACTAGTTGCTGTTGATGGTTCTAAACAAGCTGAGTGGGCTTTTAAAAATGCCGTAGCTATAGCACAGAGAAATGAAGATGCAGAATTATACATTGCCTCTGTTATTGATGCGACAATTGCTACTTCTGGTTTATCAGATCCATATATCTTCAACTCATTCTACAAACGTACTAAAGAATTAGTTGATAGTTATGTTGAATCTGCTAAAAAAGATGGGCTTACTAAAGTCTTTGGTATTGTTGAACAAGGTATTCCAAAAATCGTGTTAAGCGAAGACATCGTTGATGAAAAAGAAATTGACTTAGTAGTTTGTGGATCTTCTGGTTTAACAGGATTCAAACGTATGCTTATGGGTTCAGTATCTGAAGGTATTGTTAGATACGCTAAATGTGATGTAATAATCATTAAACAACGTTCTATCCCTGAAGATTTTGAAGCTACTATCGCTAAAAAATTCCAAGAAGATCAAGATAAATAA
- a CDS encoding immunoglobulin-like domain-containing protein — protein MVPENTSIKIGEEIDISSNGVIARKAGKSYLDELIIEGQVDNTTPGTYDIIYKINIDGKEHKRTRTITVTDENS, from the coding sequence ATTGTTCCTGAAAATACTTCTATTAAAATAGGAGAAGAGATAGATATAAGTTCTAATGGCGTTATTGCCCGTAAAGCAGGAAAATCATATCTTGATGAACTTATTATAGAAGGACAAGTAGACAATACTACCCCTGGAACTTATGATATTATTTATAAAATAAATATTGATGGTAAGGAGCACAAACGAACTCGTACTATTACTGTAACAGATGAAAACAGCTAA
- a CDS encoding TIGR01906 family membrane protein gives MKNFFTYSIITIQNFALFIFSILAIIFYTCFNLDFYKNFYEKENLAPSINTTNSELIDNTENLLAYLKGNASLNKNWFSDKDILHMVDVKHLYDVSFKVMIICLIIFFITTIIIIITKKTKTLLYITKAFNKTLTIFILLIAILTGIITYNFNSFWIKFHTILFSNDLWLLSPDESNLIKMVPEEFFISLITRIIIHIFIVFFLLLITNIVLKRKIVSK, from the coding sequence ATGAAAAACTTTTTCACTTATAGTATTATTACTATTCAAAACTTTGCTTTATTTATATTCAGTATTTTAGCAATCATTTTTTATACTTGTTTTAATCTTGATTTTTATAAAAATTTCTATGAAAAGGAGAATTTGGCACCTTCTATAAATACAACTAACTCTGAACTAATAGATAACACAGAAAATTTGCTAGCATATTTAAAAGGTAATGCTTCATTAAATAAAAATTGGTTTTCTGATAAAGATATACTACACATGGTTGATGTTAAACATCTTTATGATGTTAGTTTCAAGGTGATGATTATTTGCTTGATAATCTTTTTTATAACTACGATAATCATTATAATTACTAAAAAAACTAAAACTTTACTTTATATCACAAAAGCATTTAATAAAACTTTAACCATATTTATCTTGTTAATTGCTATACTTACCGGTATTATTACTTATAACTTCAATTCGTTTTGGATTAAGTTCCACACTATCTTATTTTCAAATGACCTGTGGTTACTTAGTCCAGATGAATCTAATTTAATAAAAATGGTCCCTGAAGAATTTTTTATAAGTTTAATTACTAGAATAATCATTCATATTTTTATAGTGTTTTTCTTATTGTTAATAACAAATATTGTTCTTAAAAGAAAAATTGTGTCTAAATAA
- the treR gene encoding trehalose operon repressor: MNKFFKIYLELREQIENKQYKANSILPSENELAKKYNVSRETIRKALLLLLENGYIHKIQGKGSIVLDVHRYRLPVTGILSFKERHQFQGLEARTKVIVNEEVEAPEFLVKLGVVQPGEKLTYLLRQRIINGEAVILDKDYIRKNTIGNLPTKRVEESLYEYLEQDLGIKISYGNKDFKIEPVNGEDHEYIDLNGHHHIAVLRSDVYTEGTDFLHYNESRHRVDNFYFSEFARRTSNKNN, encoded by the coding sequence ATGAATAAGTTTTTTAAGATCTATTTAGAATTAAGAGAACAAATAGAAAATAAGCAATACAAAGCTAATAGCATTTTACCAAGTGAGAATGAATTAGCTAAAAAATATAATGTTTCTAGGGAAACTATAAGAAAAGCCTTGCTATTGCTTTTAGAAAATGGTTATATTCATAAAATACAAGGAAAGGGTTCAATAGTTTTAGATGTTCATAGATATAGATTACCAGTAACGGGGATATTAAGTTTTAAAGAACGTCATCAATTCCAAGGTTTAGAAGCAAGGACAAAAGTAATAGTAAATGAAGAAGTTGAAGCTCCTGAATTTTTAGTTAAGTTAGGTGTTGTTCAACCTGGAGAAAAGCTTACTTACTTGTTGCGTCAACGTATTATCAATGGTGAGGCGGTAATTTTGGATAAAGATTATATTAGAAAAAATACAATAGGGAATCTTCCTACTAAACGTGTTGAAGAATCTTTATATGAATATTTAGAACAAGATTTAGGGATTAAAATTTCTTATGGAAATAAAGACTTTAAAATTGAGCCTGTAAATGGTGAAGATCATGAGTATATTGACTTAAATGGTCATCATCATATAGCAGTTTTGAGAAGCGATGTTTATACCGAGGGAACAGATTTTTTACATTACAATGAGAGTCGCCATAGAGTAGATAACTTTTATTTTTCAGAGTTTGCGCGTAGAACATCAAATAAAAATAATTAA
- the nrdI gene encoding class Ib ribonucleoside-diphosphate reductase assembly flavoprotein NrdI: MKVIFFSLTGNCKRFVEMCKLPEEDVIDLWEIDYEVDFDYILITPTIGFGKVPEDVERFLGENHKHLKGVVGSGNKNWGNRFAKAAEIISEQYNVPLLMKIELHGNTKDLIKFRKIYLESVDNGEI; the protein is encoded by the coding sequence ATGAAAGTAATTTTCTTTTCATTAACAGGCAATTGCAAAAGATTTGTGGAGATGTGTAAACTACCAGAAGAAGATGTTATAGACCTATGGGAAATCGATTATGAGGTTGATTTTGACTATATACTAATAACGCCAACTATTGGTTTTGGAAAAGTCCCAGAAGATGTTGAGAGATTCTTAGGAGAAAATCACAAGCACCTAAAAGGAGTAGTGGGAAGTGGAAATAAAAATTGGGGAAATAGATTTGCGAAAGCTGCTGAAATAATAAGTGAGCAATATAATGTCCCGCTACTGATGAAAATAGAATTACATGGGAATACAAAAGATTTAATAAAATTTAGAAAAATATATTTGGAGAGTGTTGATAATGGAGAAATTTAA
- the nrdE gene encoding class 1b ribonucleoside-diphosphate reductase subunit alpha gives MEKFNHIELNNEVTKRGENGFFKLEKDQEAIAEFLREVDYKTVKFSSEMKRLRYLVEENFYYNIFDKYIEDEIVECLELAKNFKFEFKSYMAASKFYKDYALKTNDKKQYLENFNQHVFIVAMYLGDGNTALAKELMISMLEQRLQPATPTFLNSGRSRRGELVSCFLLEVGDSLNSINYIDSTAKQLSKIGGGVAINLSKLRARGESIKGIKGVAKGVIPVAKSLEQGFAYADQLGQRPGAGAVYLNIFHYDVLEFLDTKKVNADEELRLPTISTGIIVPSLFFDLARENKEFYMFGPHSIYEEYGLVLDDIDIAEYYDEFVANENIIKRKFDARDMLNLIAQTQLQSGYPYLMFKDNANKNHALREIGQVKMSNLCTEIFQLQETSVIKDYGESDVIKRDISCNLASLNIVNVMESKKLKESIYSGMDALTFVSDSTKIKNAPGVVKANEEFHSVGLGAMNLNGYLAKNLIAYDSEEAKDFANVFFMMMNYYTIERSMQIAKERKETFKDFEKSDYYNGTYFTKYITNDYLPKSEKVKELFEGIYIPTKEDWHSLKNRVKENGLYHAYRMAIAPTQSISYVQNSTSSVLPIVDKIERRSYGNAETFYPMPYLSPKTQWYYKSAFTMDQMKLIDLMAVIQEHIDQGISVILYVNSDITTRELARYYIYAHHKGLKSLYYTRNKLLSVEECTSCSI, from the coding sequence ATGGAGAAATTTAATCATATAGAGCTTAATAATGAAGTAACTAAAAGAGGAGAAAATGGATTTTTCAAGTTAGAAAAAGACCAAGAAGCTATTGCAGAATTTCTTCGTGAAGTTGACTATAAAACTGTAAAATTCAGTTCAGAAATGAAAAGATTAAGATATTTAGTAGAAGAAAACTTCTATTATAATATTTTTGATAAATATATTGAAGATGAAATAGTAGAATGTCTAGAGCTTGCTAAAAATTTCAAATTTGAGTTTAAGAGCTATATGGCAGCAAGTAAGTTCTACAAAGATTATGCATTAAAAACTAACGATAAAAAACAATATTTAGAAAACTTTAATCAACACGTATTTATTGTAGCAATGTATCTTGGTGATGGAAATACAGCATTAGCTAAAGAACTTATGATTTCAATGCTTGAACAAAGATTACAGCCAGCAACACCAACATTCCTAAACTCTGGAAGAAGCCGTCGTGGAGAGTTAGTTTCTTGTTTCTTATTAGAAGTAGGAGACTCGTTAAATTCTATCAACTACATTGATTCAACAGCGAAACAACTTTCAAAAATTGGTGGGGGGGTTGCGATTAACCTATCAAAACTTCGTGCGCGTGGTGAAAGTATTAAAGGTATAAAAGGGGTAGCAAAAGGTGTTATTCCAGTGGCCAAATCATTAGAACAAGGTTTTGCTTATGCAGATCAACTTGGACAACGCCCTGGAGCAGGAGCGGTATACTTAAATATCTTCCACTATGATGTGTTAGAATTTTTAGATACGAAAAAAGTTAATGCCGATGAAGAATTACGTTTACCAACTATTTCTACAGGTATTATTGTACCGTCATTATTCTTTGATTTAGCACGTGAGAACAAAGAATTTTATATGTTCGGGCCACATTCTATTTATGAAGAGTATGGTTTAGTATTAGATGATATTGATATCGCAGAATACTATGATGAGTTCGTTGCTAATGAAAATATTATTAAGCGTAAATTTGATGCGCGTGATATGCTTAACCTTATAGCGCAAACACAATTACAATCAGGATATCCATATTTAATGTTCAAAGACAATGCAAACAAAAACCATGCACTTCGCGAAATTGGTCAAGTTAAAATGAGTAATCTATGTACAGAAATTTTCCAACTTCAAGAAACTTCTGTAATTAAAGACTATGGCGAAAGTGATGTTATCAAACGTGATATTTCATGTAACCTTGCTTCATTAAACATTGTTAATGTAATGGAAAGCAAAAAACTTAAAGAGTCAATCTATTCAGGCATGGATGCTTTAACATTTGTTAGTGATTCAACAAAAATTAAAAATGCACCTGGTGTAGTAAAAGCAAACGAAGAGTTCCACTCTGTTGGGCTTGGGGCGATGAACCTAAACGGTTACTTAGCGAAAAACTTAATCGCTTATGATAGTGAAGAGGCAAAAGATTTTGCTAATGTCTTCTTTATGATGATGAACTATTACACTATAGAACGCTCAATGCAAATCGCTAAAGAACGTAAAGAAACATTTAAAGATTTCGAAAAATCTGATTACTACAATGGAACATATTTCACTAAGTATATTACAAATGATTATCTTCCAAAATCAGAGAAAGTTAAAGAATTATTTGAGGGAATTTATATTCCGACAAAAGAAGATTGGCACAGTCTAAAAAATAGAGTAAAAGAAAATGGATTATACCATGCGTATAGAATGGCGATTGCTCCAACACAAAGTATATCATACGTTCAAAACTCAACATCAAGTGTACTACCGATTGTTGACAAAATTGAACGCAGAAGTTATGGTAATGCCGAAACATTCTATCCAATGCCATACCTTAGCCCAAAAACACAATGGTACTATAAATCAGCATTTACAATGGATCAAATGAAACTTATCGACCTAATGGCGGTAATCCAAGAACATATTGACCAAGGTATCTCTGTAATTTTATATGTAAATTCTGATATTACAACAAGAGAGTTAGCTAGATATTACATTTATGCTCATCACAAAGGATTGAAATCACTATACTACACAAGAAACAAACTTCTTTCAGTTGAAGAATGTACATCATGTTCGATATAG